A stretch of Lepisosteus oculatus isolate fLepOcu1 chromosome 11, fLepOcu1.hap2, whole genome shotgun sequence DNA encodes these proteins:
- the ccng1 gene encoding cyclin-G1 yields the protein MIDTVAAPETTFPVQLKMLLEQEARYQPKLCGLRIIESAQDNGLRMTAALRDFQVKELLSLTRFFGFSAESFSLAVNLLDRFLAQMKVQPKHLSCVGLCCFYIAVKVSEDEKNIPLANDLIRISQHRFTVSDMMRMEKIVLEKLHWKAKATTSLHFLRLYYSHVIEQMPAERKKMLNIERLEAQLKACYCCFSFSKVKPSLLALAVLALEIQEQSLHELTEEFQSLKQYSNIKEGDLICVREMVAKCLAEYSSTKCTKPDNHKLRWIVSGRTARQLKHSYYRIAHLPTIPEAAC from the exons ATGATTGACACGGTGGCGGCTCCCGAGACGACTTTTCCAGTCCAGCTGAAGATGCTTCTAGAACAGGAGGCCAGGTACCAACCCAAGCTCTGCGGCTTGAGGATCATCGAGTCCGCCCAGGACAACGGGCTCAGGATGACGGCGGCGCTCCGGGACTTCCAGGTGAAGGAGCTGCTGTCCCTGACTCGGTTCTTCGGCTTCAGTGCAGAGAGCTTTTCTCTGGCGGTGAACCTTCTGGATAGATTCCTGGCTCAGATGAAG GTGCAGCCTAAACATCTATCCTGTGTGGGACTCTGCTGTTTCTACATTGCTGTGAAGGTGTCTGAGGATGAGAAGAATATTCCTCTGGCCAATGATTTAATACGGATAAGCCAGCACAGGTTTACTGTGTCGGACATGATGAGAATGGAGAAGATTGTTCTGGAAAAGCTGCACTGGAAGGCAAAGGCCACAACTTCTCTGCATTTCCTGAGGCTGTATTACTCGCATGTCATTGAGCAGATGCCTGCTGAGAG AAAGAAGATGCTGAACATTGAACGATTAGAAGCTCAACTGAAAGCTTGCTACTGTTGTTTTTCCTTCTCCAAAGTAAAG CCCTCTCTGCTTGCACTGGCTGTATTAGCTTTGGAGATCCAGGAACAAAGCCTCCATGAACTGACAGAAGAGTTCCAGAGCCTCAAGCAGTATTCCAAT ATTAAGGAGGGGGACCTTATCTGTGTGAGAGAGATGGTGGCAAAGTGCCTTGCTGAGTACTCCTCTACAAAGTGCACAAAGCCAGACAACCACAAGCTGAGGTGGATTGTATCAGGCCGGACTGCAAGACAATTGAAACACAGCTACTACAGGATCGCCCATCTGCCCACAATTCCTGAAGCAGCCTGTTAA
- the nudcd2 gene encoding nudC domain-containing protein 2, whose protein sequence is MSVHFDERSGVIPCKTPWGAWYQTMEEVFIEVDVPPGTSAKDIKCNLGSKQIELAVKGRDVFKGKLFGSTIADEGTWTLEDKKLIRIILMKSNREAGNCWPSLLEGEYCADPWVQDQMQRKLTLERFQRENPGFDFSGAEISGNFAGGGPDFSNLGK, encoded by the exons ATGTCGGTCCATTTTGATGAACGAAGCGGGGTGATTCCCTGCAAAACCCCATGGGGTGCCTGGTATCAGACCATGGAGGAGGTTTTTATTGAAGTTGATGTTCCTCCGGGAACTTCTGCTAAAGACATTAAGTGTAATCTCGGCAGCAAACAAATTGAGCTTGCTGTAAAGGGACGAGACGTTTTTAAG gGAAAACTGTTCGGTTCCACTATTGCAGACGAAGGAACCTGGACATTAG AGGATAAGAAGCTTATCCGGATTATTCTAATGAAGTCCAATCGGGAGGCAGGAAACTGCTGGCCTTCGCTGTTGGAGGGAGAGTACTGTGCGGACCCCTGGGTGCAGGACCAGATGCAGAGGAAATTAACTCTGGAGAGATTCCAGAGGGAG AATCCTGGATTTGACTTCAGCGGTGCAGAGATTTCTGGAAATTTTGCTGGCGGTGGACCAGACTTTTCCAATTTAGGAAAATAG